CGCGGGAATTTTATACTGAGTAAATTACAATAGACTACAGATTTAAATTTTGGGAAAGATGATCCAAAAACCTTTTAATTAACAAATCGTATACTTCTTTCGGCAACTCTCCAAGGATCCCTTCGATTCTACCTTCCTCTAAGTAAGAGACAAACCCAAATTTGATGGATGAAGATGTCTTTAGTCCTGTCCGATCACAAAACTCCATCTCAGAACTTATAATTTCATCAAAGCCAAAAACCAAATCATAAGTTTTACGAGATACACCGCATACAAACCAATGGTCTCGGTCAGGCAATTTAGATAATATTAATACTGGTCTCTTTTTCTTCCTTCCATCCACTTGTGGAAGTTCCGCCAAACAAATTTTACCTGGATGGATCATACTTTGGATTTTTCCAAATTATATCCTTCGTGGTATACTCAGGCTCTTCCTCCGAATATGAATCATTTAACATAACAGGAATAAATGGAATCTCGTCTTTTTCAACATATGGAAATTCTATTTTATTAAAGAACAAATCATTGAATGCATGAAAATCATCGATGATTTCATTCGATTTTTGTTCTAATGAAGTTGGGATCATTTTTGAACCTCCTCGAGTTGTTTTTTCAGAGTTTCAATTTCTAGAGTCAAAGATTTCAGAATTAATTCTTTTTCTTTTTCCAATGATTCAATTTTTAACTTTTGATTTTCTATCTCATACGATTGAGTTTTATTCTGAGCGATTAACTGATGATTTATATTTTCAAGGTTAGCCGTTTTGATTCTAAAACTCTCAATTGCCTTTTGAAAGCTATTAAGACTTCGGATCAGCTGTTCTCTATCTTGTAAAAGTGCTTCGATATCCTTTTTTGACCTTTCCAACTGACCTTGGGTTTGCTGCTGTTTCGAAGCTTGAATGAGATTTCCGATGAGGCTCCCAAATGTAACAAGTCCATTCCAATCTATTTCTTCGTCTTTTGGCATCGATGCTAATCCCATTCCATTACAGGTAGGAAAGTGTCAAAATTGCACTCAAAAAATGCCTGTCCAAATAATTTCAGTGAAACTTATGAGTTTTATTTTGTTGCTAAACTTTCCAGCTTAGTTACCCATTCATTAAAATGTGGGCACTCGCTTCTGATCTTATCCAATCCAATTCCTAAAATTCCTATATTTCCCATTATTGGTTTTTCATAGTCTTTCATAATAGATAAGATTCTTTTTGAAGGAGCGGTTTCCGGTGAATCGTTTATATCTTCTGGAGTTGCAAACCCATTTCGTATAGATTTAAATTGAGAAACAAATTCTCTATTGTTGATTGAATCCAGAAAGACATCACAATCGCTAAATAAAAGGGATTCAAACTCATGAATCAAAGTAAAAGGAACGAATCTTTTTGAATTAAATTCAGCACCCATTCTTTGGACTATATCACCATGCATTGATTTTTCAACATGTCTCGCTTTGTCTATAGAGGAAGGGATTCTCTTTGCCTCTTCTCTACCTGGCCATGATTGATTTCCTATCGCGGGCATTCCGTAAAAATCAACCATAGTTGTAACATATATTTGTTCATCTTGAGATAGCTGACGGATAAACTCTTCGCTGATAGATTGCCATGAGCCAACACCACCCCGTCTATTCCTTTGCCTTGCGTTACCAAAGATTCTAGCACTAACTTTTCCATATCCCTTTTTATACAAGTGCCCTGAAAGGACTTCATTTACAAATGTTTCTTCTGTTTGACCTTCTACATTGATAAGAAGTCGAATCACTTTGGTCTACCGCCAAAATGATTTTTTTCCCAGAGTTGACCTAGGCTGAACTCATCCATCCATTTATCTAAATCATCAGGATCTAAACGATGAAAAGCTGTATTTTCATTTTCTCGATCAGCAACAAGTATATCTTCTGGTTGAAAATGATCCAGTAACAAAGCCGATTGTGTAGATACAATCACTTGCGTTTCATGTGCTGCTTGTTTTATCAATGATGCTAATATGGTAATGGCAGAAGGATGGAGTCCCAGCTCCGGTTCGTCGACCATGATAATAGATGGCCGAA
This sequence is a window from Leptospira kanakyensis. Protein-coding genes within it:
- a CDS encoding DUF4276 family protein; translation: MIRLLINVEGQTEETFVNEVLSGHLYKKGYGKVSARIFGNARQRNRRGGVGSWQSISEEFIRQLSQDEQIYVTTMVDFYGMPAIGNQSWPGREEAKRIPSSIDKARHVEKSMHGDIVQRMGAEFNSKRFVPFTLIHEFESLLFSDCDVFLDSINNREFVSQFKSIRNGFATPEDINDSPETAPSKRILSIMKDYEKPIMGNIGILGIGLDKIRSECPHFNEWVTKLESLATK
- a CDS encoding type II toxin-antitoxin system PemK/MazF family toxin, whose protein sequence is MIHPGKICLAELPQVDGRKKKRPVLILSKLPDRDHWFVCGVSRKTYDLVFGFDEIISSEMEFCDRTGLKTSSSIKFGFVSYLEEGRIEGILGELPKEVYDLLIKRFLDHLSQNLNL